GCTGCGCGAAATCGGACTTGATGACAACGCCATTGCTGCGTTGCATGAGCAAGGAGTGGTTTGAGGCCTTCATGGCCAAAGCAACCTCCTGACAACAAAAGAGGGCCCAAGCCCCGAAAACCGCAGGCAATTTCACCAGAGATGCACTGCCAATCACACTTTCCAAGGAGACATTGATGTTCAAGTTCACAGCCACCGTTCTGGCTGCCATGGCTTTTTGCGGCGCTGCACAGGCACAAGGAGCCTATCCCAACAAGCCCATCCGCCTGCTGGTTCCCTTTGCCGCTGGCGGCACGACCGATCTGATCGCCCGCATCATTGCCGAGCCGCTGAGCCGCGAACTGGGCCAGTCCGTGGTGGTGGAAAACAAGGGCGGCGGCGGCGGCAGCATCGGCGCCTCCGAAACCGCCCGCGCGGCACCCGATGGCTACAACCTGGGCATTGCCACCGTCTCCACCACGGCGACCAACCCGGCCATCAACCCCAAGATTCCCTACAACGTGGCCACCGACTTCACGCCCATCGTGAACATTGCCGCCACGCCCAACATCATTGCGGCCAACCCCAAGTTCGCCGGCAAGGACTACAAGAGCTTCCTGGCCGAGATCAAGAACCATCCCGCCAAGTACTCCTACGCTTCGCCCGGCCTGGGCTCCATCACCCACCTGATGATGGAAATGTTCAAGCTGGAAACCAAGACCGAGATGACCCACGTGCCCTACCGTGGCTCGGGCCCTGCGCTCAACGACACCGTGGCCGGTCAGGTGCCGCTGATTTTCGACAACCTGCCCTCCACTTTGCCCTTTGTGAAGGAAAAGCGTCTCACGGCCCTGGTCGTGGCAGCCCCTCAGCGCGTGGCCGCCCTGCCTGATGTGCCCACCTTCAAGGAAATCGGTCTGCCCCAGGTCAACCGCATGGCGTACTACGGCATCGTCGGCCCCAAGAACCTGCCCAAGGATGTCGTGGCCAAGATCAACGCCGCAGTGCGCAAGGCCGTGCAGGACCCCAACGTGAAGAAGCGCATCGAGGAAAGCGGCTCCATCATCATGGCCGACACCCCCGAAGCCTTTGCCAAGCAGATGGCCGAAGAGCTGGCCGTCTACAAGAACGTGGTGCAAAAGCAGAATCTGAAGATGGACGAATAAGCGTCTGCTGCACATGAGAAAAGTCCTCGCCGGCTCATACCGGCGAGGACTTTTTCTTTGCCCCGCCTCATGCACAAGCCAAGTGCTCATGCATGAAACTGGTGCAATGCAAGACCGGTTCTCAGAAACGGTGACGGATACCCACCAGGGCGCTGGTGCCGGACTTGTTGGGAATGTCCATGCTCACGCGGTCATACATGGCCACGGCATAGACATCGGTGCGCTTGGACAGGAAATGGTCGTAGCCCAGGCTGACGGTGGTGCGTGTGCCGCTGACATTGCCCACTTCCGACTTGGTGCGTGCAGCCGCAGCCTTGAAGGTTCCAGGCGTGCCGCTGACGGGAATGTCCAGACCCAGCGAGTAGGTGGTGTTCTCGCGATCCTGGACGTTGATCT
This region of Comamonas thiooxydans genomic DNA includes:
- a CDS encoding tripartite tricarboxylate transporter substrate binding protein BugE, with the protein product MFKFTATVLAAMAFCGAAQAQGAYPNKPIRLLVPFAAGGTTDLIARIIAEPLSRELGQSVVVENKGGGGGSIGASETARAAPDGYNLGIATVSTTATNPAINPKIPYNVATDFTPIVNIAATPNIIAANPKFAGKDYKSFLAEIKNHPAKYSYASPGLGSITHLMMEMFKLETKTEMTHVPYRGSGPALNDTVAGQVPLIFDNLPSTLPFVKEKRLTALVVAAPQRVAALPDVPTFKEIGLPQVNRMAYYGIVGPKNLPKDVVAKINAAVRKAVQDPNVKKRIEESGSIIMADTPEAFAKQMAEELAVYKNVVQKQNLKMDE